From the genome of Papaver somniferum cultivar HN1 chromosome 2, ASM357369v1, whole genome shotgun sequence, one region includes:
- the LOC113350862 gene encoding uncharacterized protein LOC113350862, whose product MVAIFHDMMHQIMELYIDDIVVKSRAREDHLDHLKRVFDKCGKYHLKMNPLKCAFGVTSGKFLGFDVTNKGMQIDPSKVEAITTMTLPANVKELQTFIGRIYYVWRFIQGLAQLLSAFSSLLKKNKPYEWGDDQERGFHKLKECLISVRVLRPPVKGEPLYLYTNFTSMEVGAVLAQDLENDQLCLIHYISRGFRDAQFRYSKAKQACLALIYATQKLRSTSRWLLQLSEFEIKYQRSKGVHGHALAYLLATFPGTNMMEISEEIPGEVAEAEEEGRWAMLFDGSSYGSHGGADIVFEIPKRDLFSFAFKLDFECSNNVAEYEALIPGLHMAEELNLGAIDIKGDSKLVTTQISGDFQVKEAHLAPYGAEVQELIAKRGSTTIEHMGRTTNCHADALATLAAKMQLNEADEGTVVVKKRVLPSTWKEDAAFEQKDDWKAAYIEDLTKEADEQLLPTKVLKQFVVVRGALYYRTPGRALSRCVGKIEAQEILSRVHTESCGQTG is encoded by the exons ATGGTAGCTATttttcacgatatgatgcacCAGATAATGGAATTATACATAGACGATATTGTGGTGAAATCTAGGGCGCGAGAAGATCACTTGGATCACTTGAAGCGCGTTTTTGATAAGTGCGGAAAATATCACCTAAAGATGAACCCTCTCAAATGCGCTTTTGGTGTTACTTCCGGAAAGTTCTTGGGATTCGATGTTACAAACAAAGGAATGCAAATCGATCCGAGCAAGGTGGAAGCGATAACCACTATGACGCTTCCCGCAAATGTGAAAGAGTTGCAAACTTTTATAGGAAGAATATATTATGTCTGGAGATTTATCCAAGGGTTGGCACAGCTATTGTCCGCCTTCTCATCATTGTTAAAAAAGAACAAGCCATATGAATGGGGAGATGATCAAGAGCGAGGCTTTCATAAGCTTAAGGAATGTCTGATTAGCGTGCGAGTCTTACGACCACCTGTCAAAGGTGAACCACTTTACCTATACACAAATTTTACTAGCATGGAAGTCGGAGCAGTGCTAGCCCAAGACCTCGAAAATGATCAACTATGTCTGATCCACTACATCAGTAGAGGCTTCAGAGATGCGCAGTTTAGATACTCAAAGGCGAAACAAGCATGCTTAGCGCTCATTTACGCCACACAGAAATTGAGATC GACATCCCGATGGCTACTGCAGTTATCAGAATTTGAAATAAAGTACCAGCGGTCCAAAGGAGTGCACGGACATGCGCTTGCTTATTTGTTGGCAACATTTCCAGGAACAAACATGATGGAAATAAGTGAAGAGATACCTGGAGAGGTCGCAGAGGCAGAGGAAGAAGGGCGATGGGCAATGTTATTTGACGGATCATCATATGGTTCCCATGGAGGAGCGGATATAGTTTTCGAAATACCTAAACGAGACTTGTTCTCGTTCGCCTTCAAGTTGGATTTCGAGTGTAGTAATAACGTAGCGGAGTATGAGGCATTAATCCCGGGGCTACATATGGCGGAAGAACTCAATCTGGGAGCGATAGACATAAAAGGAGATTCAAAGCTGGTTACGACTCAAATATCAGGAGACTTCCAGGTAAAAGAGGCGCACTTAGCTCCTTACGGAGCAGAAGTCCAAGAGTTGATAGCAAAGAGAGGAAGTACCACCATCGAGCATATGGGAAGAACCACTAACTGCCATGCCGATGCGTTAGCCACTTTAGCTGCAAAGATGCAATTGAATGAAGCGGATGAAGGGACAGTAGTAGTGAAGAAGAGGGTGCTACCAAGCACTTGGAAGGAAGACGCGGCGTTTGAACAAAAGGATGACTGGAAAGCGGCTTACATTGAAGATTTAACTAAAGAAGCGGACGAACAACTGCTTCCCACTAAAGTGCTAAAGCAATTTGTAGTAGTACGAGGAGCTTTATATTATCGAACACCCGGGCGAGCCCTATCCCGCTGTGTGGGGAAGATAGAGGCACAAGAGATACTAAGCCGTGTTCACACAGAATCCTGCGGACAGACAGGATGA